The DNA sequence tagtttgtaataaagttgaaACTTCcaatgtaagataaataaactgggttTTGGTACGTTTATATAATAAATAAGATCGTGgtttgtggacatactttaaactgcatCGATCCGtagattatggtaagtagggtcattgcatacctatatattcttatattcataaacatgtttaaatataatgtgtatgtgttgtggacccccaaacttctgacccgggtttggagggtgttacagtttggcatcagagccacgGTTTAAAGTCACTTCCACAAGCCTAGATTATTGGGAAgggggtagagggttaggattagtattaggaaataaagaaatagaatgTCAAGAAGTCAAATACGACTAAATAGTAGGCTTTAGTATAATTCGTGTCGAGATTCGAGATTCTTTATTTAGCAACGTGATTTGCGGATAACAGCGATGGCAAATTCCTTTATTTCGATATTATCTGATTATTCGGAGCCTTTCATCGgaggaccgtcatctgatccacgtCTTGCTCTTCCGCCAGTGTCATCCATAATACCTGTTGCGACGGATGCACCAATAAGAACTATTCTACCTCTAAGTGTGAGATTACCTATTCGAGGACCTCCACCTATTGACTTCGACTCTATTGGACATTCGGCTGCGGGTGCGTCTTAAGATTTTATTGATTtcattataaatcagattctcTCCTTCCCTACTTGTGAATTTTCCTATCTAAACATTATTTCTTTTCTCTGTGATTCTATTGGACGATTGGGGAAAATAATGCATATGTGTTGACTATTTGTTTATGTAACAAAatggtctggtgggacgccaccgaattatgtgttgtgaactatgcggtactaagactggccatcttatatACTTGTATGGTTTCTCTCAGttatacctacatcttcttcactattccttctcattccatttccttgattttgaaatttcatttggtatTCTATGACAATTAATTTCTTCAGTAATCTCTAGTATGAGGTTTTCTTTTGGAACGAGAAGCCCTGTTGGCATGGAACTGGGGATTTCAACACATTATCAGGACTATAGATGTCAACAGAAATGCGAAGGAACTTTGGAATGAGATACAGGTGACTCAGGAAGTACTTGAAACTAGATGGCGGAGATGATGTGACAACTGATATGTGTATAACAATGTGGGATATATAAAAATCAGATGTTTGGTGGGAATATAAATAAACAAGACTTGATGATTAATGGATAGACCTGTTGTACCTTTGCCTTCAATAAAATGTTTCGTGCTTGTACAACCAGACTTTGATATAGACCAATGTCTTTCCTTTTTCAACATTGTCAATACTTTACTATACCTATTTTATCTTACTGCACCAGATATGAACttttgtgataacatgtaccctttcccttaactgtttacattctgtaaagaacCATGCAgtttacttagttcaactattgaaaatgttttcaaaaagagatatttctgttttacaaaatcTGTTCACAAAAAAAGGAGTATATTTAAAGGCTAAAgaaattgtttgattctttacagaaaatgtctaccagaagaaatacccgttctaccaacTAGAATGAAGaacccaacaacaacaacaacaacatccAAGGCAGCAACAACTACAATGCCaacccaggtcccatagacccaactgtagcccaaattcttcagatcttggctcaacaaactGTTCACCTAACTCAACAATAGCAGAGGCAGACCaaccctcaggtaacctttaagacctttcaggcggtgaatccaccagagtttaaaGGTTCCGTAGATCCGATTGAGGCAAGGGTTTggttgaaggagattgagaaggcatttgccttagtcaagGTGAGGGAGGAAGAGAAAAcggagtttgcaagttactatctgaagaatgatgccacctactggtgggaaactgttaaagtGTTGGAAGGTACTGATGATGTTGCGTGGGagagattcaaggagttgtttcTCGAGAAGTATTTTTTTCAGTTTGTTCAGGACtaaatggaattgaaatttctggaCTTAAAGCAAGGGAGTATGTCAGTGACAGATTACGAAAGCAAGTTTGAGGAGTTGTCCAGGTTTGTGCCTTCCTATGTGGACATTGATAGGAAGAAGACTAAGAGGTTTCATcaaggactcaagccatggatccGAGGGAAGGTTGCCATATTGGAATTGGACACGTATGCGGgagttgtacagaaagctatgattgcggagacagaaagtaaaatgttccagaaggagaaggaaggtaagaagaggaagtttgaaggagGTGATGGACAATctcaagcagggaagtttccaaatttcagTCAGAGGAAAGGCAAGTTCCAGCCCGGAAGAAAGTTTAATAGACAGAATCCAGGCAATGGAGGATAAGGTAaccgtccagccactgggaaccagACAACCCACCAGAGGCCAGCTATACCAGATTgccaagtatgtggaaagaaacatggtggaatttgcaacaagttgaatgtggtatgctatagatgcaaccagaGGGGGCACTACTCAAGGGAGTGCCCTAATCAGCCAGCCAGGGAGCCAGccaacaaggatcagcctaccaggaATCAGGCAGGCAAAGTTCTAGCAATTGGGTATACCTGTTTCAAATGCgaaaagccaggacatatagcaagggattgcaaAGTACCAGCTCCAGTCAATAATACACTGCGAATTATGGGAGCCCCTCCAGCGGTGAATGAACCttccagagctagagtttatgacatgcCTGTGAAAGATGCTATCCTGGACAccgatgttgtggcaggtacgcttactgtgaactccttatatgctaaagtgctagtagattcgggaacaacttgatcatttatttctcaagattttgttgataagttgaattgcccAATTGAATTGTTAAGTGATCTTATGAaggtagaattagcaaatcaggaacATGTATCTGTGAACCAAGTGTGCAAGAACTGTAAGAGTGAGATTACTGGCCATAAGTTTGATGCTGACTTGATACCAATTATGTTAGGAGAGTTTGGCGTTATTTTAAGAATGGATTGGCTATCcaagcacgatgctcagatagactatcATAATAAGAAAGTAATACTGAAGACACCAGACGAGAAAGCGGTGACGTTTAGAGGCAAGAGACAAGCGAAGAAGTTCTTtacgatgattcaagctaagaaactattacgacaaggatgcgagcatttcatcACCTACGTGGTAGACAAAAGTCAGAAACCAGCAAAACTGGAAGATATTCCtatggtaaatgaatttccagacgtaattccagatgaactaccaggacttcctccagatagagaaattgaattcgCAATCGACTTAccacctggaacggaaccagtatctaaggccccgtatcgaatggcgcctgttgaaatgaaggaattagcaaagtaATTGCAAGAACTGTTGGAGAAAGGAGTGattcgacccagtgtatccccatggggtgcaccggtattatttgttaagaagaaagacggaagcatgaggctatgcatcgactatcgagaacttaataagcttacgatcaagaacaaatatccattacctcgaattgatgatttgtttgaccaactgAAAGGAGCCAAATGTGTtcatcgatgatattttgatctactccaaGTCAACGGAAGATCACGCAGAACAtctaaggacaactttggagattttgaggaagaagttgtatgccaagttttcaaagtgtgaattatggttacaagaagttcaattcttagggcaTGTAGTGAGttatgaaggaatcaaagtggacccatcgaagattgaagctattacgaAGTGGGAAAGGCCTAAAATACCAAtggaagtgagaagtttcttgggattagcgggatattatcgatgatttattcaagatttctcgaagattgcgacgcctttgacaaagcttacaaggaaaagtgagaagtttatatggaacgagaaatgcgaagaaagttttcaagaattaaagaagagactgatcacggcacctgttttgtcacttctggatgatcaagggaattttgttatttatagtgatgcttctcataaggtattaggttgtgttttgatgcagcatgataaagttattgcatatgcgtcgagacaactgaaacctcatgagcagaagtatcctactcatgacttggaactacTGGCAATAGTATTtaccttgaagatttggagacattacttatatggagaaaagtgtgaaatctacactgatcacaaaagtttgaagtacatatttacacaaaaggagctcaacatgagacaaagaagatggtcggaattgattaaggactatgattgcatgattaactatcatccaggaaaggcGAATGTGGTGACAAATGCattgagcagaaaagaaagattgaacatGTTGACAATACCTAAAGAATTACACatggaatttcagaaattggatttggaagtcagaatttgcaaacctgataaagcaaaaatgtatagtatgactttccaaccagaattgttagagaagataagaaagtgCCAAAAGGAAATAATGGAACAGGATATCAATTGGTTGGTTGGAGATGAGTTATGCACCCAGAAGGACGTTCAGGGTATTTTTAGATTTTCATGCAGAATTTGGATACCACCAGTGgcagaactgaagaatgaaatcCTACACgaagctcacaattcaaggtattccattcatccgggaagtaccaagatgtacag is a window from the Apium graveolens cultivar Ventura chromosome 1, ASM990537v1, whole genome shotgun sequence genome containing:
- the LOC141690980 gene encoding uncharacterized protein LOC141690980, which codes for MELKFLDLKQGSMSVTDYESKFEELSRFVPSYVDIDRKKTKRFHQGLKPWIRGKVAILELDTCNQRGHYSRECPNQPAREPANKDQPTRNQAGKVLAIGYTCFKCEKPGHIARDCKVPAPVNNTLRIMGAPPAVNEPSRARVYDMPVKDAILDTDVVAELANQEHVSVNQVCKNCKSEITGHKFDADLIPIMLGEFGVILRMDWLSKHDAQIDYHNKKVILKTPDEKAVTFRAEKRGCGSHPEKANCSTGPSK